TGCTAACAAGACGGCAATTAAGGCTCCAACGAAACCATTTCCAAAGTTTCCAATAATCGTACCAATAATTACTAGTGGAACATTCAGTAATTGTGCACCAAGGCCAAGGACTAATTGACCCAATATACTCAGTGCTAGTCCTGATAGTATTGTCTTCTTTTTTCCTATTTTCATGACAATTTTAGGTGTTAAGAATACAGAAATCAACCCAACAGCATTGAAAAACAGCGCCAGGGAAGCGAGCTCAGGTTTATCTAAATTGTATTTAAAGAAGTAGATGGTTACTTGTCCTTTTGTCTGCATACCCAGCCAATAAATAAAGTTTAAGCCAACAACAATAACCCATGGCCAATTATTTCTAAGTGCTTTTAAAGATGTTCTAATTGGAAGTGCTTGTTGTGATTGGCGGGTTTGTACATGTTCACGTAGGTTTGCAAACACAACCAGGTAAATGATGAAGAAGACGGCCGCTGCCATGACAGCAACCCAGAAGAAGCCTCTGCGTGGGTTATCAGTTCCTCCGAATAAGGTGACAAGTGGTAAAGCAATAACTGAAATGAGTGTTCCACCAAAGTTTGAAAATAGCGACCTAATTGTGGAGAGTAGAACGCGTTCATTTGGATCTGTTGTCATACTTGGCAAAATTGAAGTTAGTGGAATATTGACAGCTGAATATAAAACGTCAATACCAATATAGGTGACATAGGCCCAGACAATTTTCAAATTCATTGGTAAGTCTGGTGTTGTAAAACATAAAATAGTGAAGATCGTAAATGGGGCATTAAACCAAAGAAAGTAGGGGCGGCTGCGGCCCCATTTTGTGTGCGTATGGTCGATCATAATACCCCAAAAAGGTCCATCAAGTGCATCAATTACACGTGCAACTAACATCAATGTGCCGACGGCACCGGCTGTGATACCAAAGACGTCAGTATAGAAATACATTAAATATGTGCCGATCAAGCTAAATGTAAAACTACAAGCAAAATCACTAGCCCCATAACTTAAGCGTTCATTCCAAGGCAACTTTCCATTGCTTTTTTCTACCGTAACTGTTCCATTACTAGACATGTCATACACCTTCCTTTTTATAGATGCAGTGTGGTTGAGGGAGAAGTATACAGGTACACTTTGACCTCATATGGTTTTAATACTTGATTGTCATTTGTTGGATAATTTTGAATAATTAACTTGCTTTCAGAGGGTACATCGTATTGGCGTGTGACCGAATGAGAGGTGAAGTTCGCAATGACGAACAAGGTTTCGTTTTTGTTTTTTCGTGTATAGGCGAAAACTTCCTTATCTTCCTCATTTTCTTTGAATAAATTGAAATCACCATCGGTAATCACTGGTAAAGTATGGCGTAGTTTAATCAATTTTTGATAAAAATAAAACAGTGAATTTGGATCTGATAATTCATCCTCTGCGTTAATTGCTTGATAATTGGGGTTCACAGATAGCCATGGTTTGACATGACTAAAGCCTGCGTAAATATCTCTATTCCATTGCATCGGAGTTCTTGAGTTATCACGTGACCGTGCCCGAAGATATGTCATCATATCCTGAGATGTAATTAATTTTTCCTTTTCAACTAGCTCTTCATAGGCATTGATGGATTCCAAATCTTTATATTGTGACAATTCCTGAAAACCAGCATTTGTCATCCCTAGTTCCTCACCTTGATATATATAAGGTGTACCTTGCATGAAATGTAAAAGGGCAGCCAACATTTTTCCAGAAACTTCTCGATATTCTTCTGAGTCGTTGCCAAATCGTGATATAGCCCGGGGTTGATCATGGTTATTCCAATACAAACTGTTCCATGCCTTACCATACAGTGACTTCTGCCACTTGGTCAAATTATCACGTAATTTTTTCAATGACACGTGGTTATCGGACCATTTTCCGAGTGCTGGGTTGTCGTTTCCATCAAGGCTAACATGTTCAAACTGAAAAACCATGTTTAGTTCTGTTCCATCTAAATTGGCATATTTCTCCGCTTCTTTTGTATCAACTCCGATAGTTTCACCAACTGTAATCCAGTCATGCTTTTTCAAGACATGTTTGTTCATTTCAGTTAGATAGTCATGAATATGTGGCCCATTGGCGACAATTTCAGCAGCATCACCATATAATTCTGAACCGTGTATTCGACCATCAGGTAATCCTATTGGTTTTGAAATAAGGGAAATGACGTCCATACGAAAACCATCAATTCCTTTTGTAGCCCACCAATTCATCATGTCGAATATTGAATGCCTGAGTTCTGGATTATCCCAATTCAAATCGGGCTGTTCTTTGGCAAATAAATGCAGATAGTACTGTCCAGAACTCTTGTCAAGTGTCCATGCAGGGCCAGAAAAGAAGGAGCCCCAGTTATTTGGTTCATGATCATTAACTGGGTCACGCCAAATATAATAATCTCGATACTTATTATCCGTACTTTTGCTGCTGATGCTCTTTTGGAACCACTCATGTTCAAAAGAACTATGGTTAACCACAAGATCCATCATTATTTTTAATCCACGTTCGTGGGCTTTGCCTAGTAGTTCTTCAAAATCATGCATGTCGCCGAAAGTAGGGTTGATGCTTTTATAATCCGAAATATCGTAACCACCATCAATATTGGAGGTTTTATAGACGGGATTCAACCATATAACGTCAACGCCCAGTTTTTCGATATAGTCAAGACGATTTATTATGCCTCTCAAATCACCTATACCATCGTCATTACTATCTTGAAAACTTTTTGGATAAACTTGGTATACAACAGCATTTTGCCACCACATTTTTTTATTCATAAGATCTCCTTCTTCATAAATGGAACGTTCCATTTATTTAACACATAGTATAAACTGAATAGAATATAAATGCAAGCGCTTACATTTCGAGAAGACTTTTTCATATTATAGTGATGAAAATAGCAAAATTTAATTGAAAAATTAGGGATAATAATGTACAATTCAGAAAGCGTGCGTTCGGCTGTTTTCTTGACAGTTACTGTGTTTAGTGGATTAAACGAGTTAAGGATACAAAACAATTGATTGATGTATATATGAACTGAAATAAAGCATAACTACATATAATTTTTTAAGTCTATGAAAACCAATGGTTATAAGTTGAAGGGAGGTATCGTTGATTGCGTTTCAAAAAGATACTAACATTGTTTGTTTTGGCAATAAGTCTGTTTACAGTCACCTCACTGTATCCGATCCCAGCTAAAGCAGACACAGCGAATAATTACAATATTACAATTGATGGTAACTTTGAGGATTGGGCAGACAAACCTAAGACAGATATCTTCTTTGACTATAACAATGGCAATGTTACCAAACAGGGTTCTTTTTTATCTGACGATAAGTACTTATATATTTATATTGATATGGATCCTTATAACAAAGGACACAATTATAGATTTCAAGGAAGTGGTTGGAATGTCCAAGTTGGTAACAATATTACTAGTTTAACCTTTTCAGTTGATGGTGGAATATGGTCTCTTCAACCTGGTTCCAAAGCTGCTATCTCTTCTGTTTGGTCTTGGAGCAATAATGATCCTGATAAATTATTTATCAACCAACAAATTCCAGGTGTGACTGGTTATGTTACCACTGAAAAATCGAGTAATGGATGGGCATATCGCGATCGTGCAGAGATTAAGATCCCATTAAGTGGCTTTTTAAAAAATCCAGATATGGTGCAAAGCCTCATAATCTATGATACCGATAACATGGGACAACAAAAAGTAACGGTAACTGGTGCTAGTACGGGCGGAAATCTGATCGTTTTAAGCGGTTTTATTATGGCGATTCTGTTAGTTTTATTTGGCAAGTTTTTAAAAAATAGAAAGGAAAGAGAGGCTAATTTTCTTGAGTATCTTTTTATTAATTAGTGGTGTTATTTGGCTATATGCTTTATCTGTTTTTAAAAGAGCCAAGCTCCCAGCTTTTTATTTTATTGTGGGTAGTGTGGGGCTATTTTTTATTTTATTTTTCTTTAGTAAACCTTATTTTATTTGGATAATGGCGCGAGCGGTTACCTTTGGTGTTTCTTTAGTCGCGCATCCCTTAAATTTAGCCACTGTATATTCG
The Leuconostoc suionicum genome window above contains:
- a CDS encoding glycoside-pentoside-hexuronide (GPH):cation symporter, whose product is MSSNGTVTVEKSNGKLPWNERLSYGASDFACSFTFSLIGTYLMYFYTDVFGITAGAVGTLMLVARVIDALDGPFWGIMIDHTHTKWGRSRPYFLWFNAPFTIFTILCFTTPDLPMNLKIVWAYVTYIGIDVLYSAVNIPLTSILPSMTTDPNERVLLSTIRSLFSNFGGTLISVIALPLVTLFGGTDNPRRGFFWVAVMAAAVFFIIYLVVFANLREHVQTRQSQQALPIRTSLKALRNNWPWVIVVGLNFIYWLGMQTKGQVTIYFFKYNLDKPELASLALFFNAVGLISVFLTPKIVMKIGKKKTILSGLALSILGQLVLGLGAQLLNVPLVIIGTIIGNFGNGFVGALIAVLLADSVDYGEWKNGVRAEGIVTSASSFTAKFGMGIGGAITGMLLSLGHYAPNKSQSASALFSIEANYVWVPLVALVISFILILFYRLTPEKELEMTRYIDAKHARENLEDSIE
- a CDS encoding Firmicu-CTERM sorting domain-containing protein — encoded protein: MRFKKILTLFVLAISLFTVTSLYPIPAKADTANNYNITIDGNFEDWADKPKTDIFFDYNNGNVTKQGSFLSDDKYLYIYIDMDPYNKGHNYRFQGSGWNVQVGNNITSLTFSVDGGIWSLQPGSKAAISSVWSWSNNDPDKLFINQQIPGVTGYVTTEKSSNGWAYRDRAEIKIPLSGFLKNPDMVQSLIIYDTDNMGQQKVTVTGASTGGNLIVLSGFIMAILLVLFGKFLKNRKEREANFLEYLFIN
- a CDS encoding glycoside hydrolase family 13 protein, which encodes MNKKMWWQNAVVYQVYPKSFQDSNDDGIGDLRGIINRLDYIEKLGVDVIWLNPVYKTSNIDGGYDISDYKSINPTFGDMHDFEELLGKAHERGLKIMMDLVVNHSSFEHEWFQKSISSKSTDNKYRDYYIWRDPVNDHEPNNWGSFFSGPAWTLDKSSGQYYLHLFAKEQPDLNWDNPELRHSIFDMMNWWATKGIDGFRMDVISLISKPIGLPDGRIHGSELYGDAAEIVANGPHIHDYLTEMNKHVLKKHDWITVGETIGVDTKEAEKYANLDGTELNMVFQFEHVSLDGNDNPALGKWSDNHVSLKKLRDNLTKWQKSLYGKAWNSLYWNNHDQPRAISRFGNDSEEYREVSGKMLAALLHFMQGTPYIYQGEELGMTNAGFQELSQYKDLESINAYEELVEKEKLITSQDMMTYLRARSRDNSRTPMQWNRDIYAGFSHVKPWLSVNPNYQAINAEDELSDPNSLFYFYQKLIKLRHTLPVITDGDFNLFKENEEDKEVFAYTRKNKNETLFVIANFTSHSVTRQYDVPSESKLIIQNYPTNDNQVLKPYEVKVYLYTSPSTTLHL